A part of Desulfotomaculum sp. genomic DNA contains:
- a CDS encoding imidazole glycerol phosphate synthase subunit HisF: MLTKRIIPCLDVAEGRVVKGTNFLNLRDAGDPVELAAFYDREGADELVFLDIKASAQGRKTMLDMVYRTAGEVFIPYTVGGGISSLGDIRDILTAGADKVSLNTAAVLNPPLIAESAERFGTQCIVVAIDAKQIGTEKKWEVYTHGGRYPTGIDAVGWAVKAEKLGAGEILLTSMDRDGTKDGYDIPLTLAIARAVRIPVIASGGVGTLEHLVQGLVEGEADAVLAASIFHFGEYSILQAKKYLRKKGVPVRL; this comes from the coding sequence ATGTTAACCAAGCGTATCATACCCTGTCTTGACGTAGCTGAAGGAAGGGTTGTCAAGGGGACAAATTTTCTAAATTTGCGTGATGCGGGAGATCCTGTCGAACTGGCCGCTTTCTATGATCGCGAGGGAGCCGATGAACTGGTCTTCCTTGATATCAAAGCGTCAGCCCAGGGGCGCAAGACAATGCTGGATATGGTCTACAGGACTGCCGGTGAAGTTTTTATACCCTATACAGTCGGCGGGGGCATCTCTTCCCTGGGTGATATCCGGGATATTCTAACCGCTGGCGCCGACAAGGTTTCGTTAAACACCGCCGCAGTTTTAAATCCTCCGCTGATTGCTGAAAGCGCCGAACGATTCGGTACCCAGTGTATAGTCGTGGCTATCGACGCCAAACAGATTGGGACCGAAAAAAAATGGGAAGTATATACACACGGCGGACGGTATCCGACGGGTATTGACGCTGTTGGCTGGGCTGTTAAAGCAGAGAAGCTTGGCGCCGGAGAGATCCTGCTGACAAGTATGGACAGGGACGGCACAAAAGACGGTTATGACATCCCCCTGACTCTTGCGATTGCAAGAGCTGTCCGAATACCGGTAATTGCGTCCGGAGGAGTAGGTACGCTGGAGCACCTTGTCCAAGGCCTTGTCGAAGGCGAGGCTGACGCAGTGCTGGCGGCTTCTATT
- the hisA gene encoding 1-(5-phosphoribosyl)-5-[(5-phosphoribosylamino)methylideneamino]imidazole-4-carboxamide isomerase, translated as MIVIPAVDLREGKCVRLVEGRVDRETVYSDDPVAMARLWESQGASWLHVVDLDGAFTGGLKNLEIIREITATLKIPVEVGGGIREMSTIEELLEIGAKRVILGTAAIVNPELVAQAAEKYGEAIAVGIDARDGKVAIEGWGVTSEKDALELAIQMKARGINRLVFTDVKRDGTLKGPNLAATERVARVTGLKIIAAGGISDMDDLIAVSSLEDAGVEAVITGKALYTGSINLKDALSLIEKR; from the coding sequence ATGATCGTAATCCCCGCGGTTGATTTGCGTGAGGGAAAGTGTGTAAGGCTTGTTGAGGGACGTGTGGACAGGGAAACTGTTTATTCGGACGACCCGGTAGCTATGGCCCGGCTGTGGGAATCGCAGGGCGCGAGCTGGCTGCACGTTGTGGATCTTGACGGTGCTTTTACAGGAGGACTGAAAAACCTTGAAATTATCAGGGAAATTACAGCGACACTGAAAATTCCCGTCGAAGTAGGCGGCGGTATAAGGGAAATGTCAACTATTGAAGAACTGCTAGAAATTGGCGCAAAGCGTGTTATCCTGGGTACTGCGGCAATTGTCAATCCTGAACTGGTCGCTCAGGCGGCAGAAAAATACGGTGAAGCCATTGCCGTAGGAATTGATGCGAGAGATGGCAAAGTGGCCATTGAGGGATGGGGTGTGACCTCTGAAAAAGACGCCCTTGAATTGGCCATCCAGATGAAGGCGAGAGGCATAAACCGTTTGGTTTTTACGGATGTAAAACGGGACGGAACTTTAAAAGGGCCTAACCTGGCTGCTACTGAAAGAGTTGCCAGGGTTACCGGACTTAAGATTATTGCCGCCGGCGGGATCTCAGATATGGACGATTTAATAGCCGTATCAAGCCTGGAAGATGCAGGTGTCGAAGCGGTTATTACTGGGAAGGCGTTATATACGGGCAGTATTAATTTAAAAGATGCCCTGTCTTTAATAGAAAAAAGGTGA
- a CDS encoding imidazole glycerol phosphate synthase subunit HisH produces the protein MIAIIDYGMGNLRSVQKGFEKAGWEASVVSDALSLSRSSGIVLPGVGAFAKAMENLKQTGLLEPIFSGINAGKPLLGICLGLQMLFEVSEEFGLNDGMGIFPGRVKKLPDSVKVPHMGWNKVYFKKESPLMDGILNGSHFYFVHSYFVDAEIPDQITGITEYGINFASMVQKDNIFGIQFHPEKSSTLGLRILKNFGGLVAKNDRNPRG, from the coding sequence ATGATTGCAATTATAGATTACGGGATGGGAAACTTGCGGAGCGTCCAAAAGGGATTCGAGAAGGCGGGGTGGGAAGCTTCGGTAGTTAGTGACGCCTTGTCACTTTCCAGATCCTCAGGGATAGTTTTGCCCGGTGTCGGGGCGTTCGCCAAGGCTATGGAAAATTTAAAACAGACAGGACTGTTAGAACCAATTTTTTCTGGAATTAACGCCGGTAAGCCATTATTAGGTATTTGCCTGGGGCTGCAGATGCTTTTTGAGGTCAGCGAAGAGTTCGGACTGAATGACGGAATGGGAATCTTCCCCGGCAGGGTCAAAAAGCTGCCTGACTCTGTGAAAGTACCCCACATGGGCTGGAATAAGGTTTATTTTAAAAAAGAAAGCCCCTTGATGGATGGGATATTGAACGGTTCACATTTTTACTTTGTGCATTCATATTTTGTTGACGCTGAAATTCCTGATCAGATAACAGGTATCACAGAATACGGAATTAATTTTGCGTCAATGGTACAAAAAGACAATATTTTTGGAATCCAGTTTCATCCTGAAAAAAGCAGTACGCTGGGACTCAGGATTCTTAAAAATTTTGGGGGGTTGGTGGCAAAAAATGATCGTAATCCCCGCGGTTGA
- a CDS encoding imidazoleglycerol-phosphate dehydratase HisB, giving the protein MAKERTAGISRKTNETDIKVLISLDGKGECSVHTGIGFFEHMLRLWTRHACFDLELTGKGDLFVDAHHTVEDIGICLGQAIKDALGGKAGIARFGQAIVPMDEALVMTAIDISGRGFLVFEVNFPSPRIGDFDTELVEEFFRALAVNGGLTLHIRQLSGTNSHHICEAVFKSLGRALRSAVSFDERIKDIPSTKGVIE; this is encoded by the coding sequence ATGGCAAAGGAAAGAACTGCCGGAATCAGCCGGAAAACAAATGAGACTGATATAAAAGTCCTGATCAGCCTTGACGGGAAGGGAGAATGTTCCGTCCATACCGGGATAGGTTTTTTTGAACATATGCTGCGCCTATGGACCAGGCATGCCTGTTTTGATCTTGAACTTACTGGCAAAGGCGATCTGTTTGTTGATGCTCACCATACAGTTGAGGACATCGGCATCTGCCTGGGCCAGGCTATTAAGGACGCTCTTGGCGGCAAAGCAGGAATTGCCCGTTTCGGCCAGGCGATCGTGCCTATGGATGAGGCTCTTGTAATGACGGCAATAGACATCAGCGGAAGGGGTTTTCTGGTCTTCGAAGTAAATTTCCCCTCGCCACGCATAGGCGATTTTGATACCGAGTTGGTTGAAGAGTTTTTTAGAGCCCTGGCTGTAAACGGAGGACTGACCCTGCATATCAGGCAATTATCTGGAACAAATTCCCATCATATTTGTGAAGCGGTTTTCAAGTCTTTGGGCCGCGCCTTACGCAGCGCTGTTTCCTTTGATGAGCGGATAAAAGATATTCCATCTACAAAGGGAGTAATTGAATAG
- the hisC gene encoding histidinol-phosphate transaminase gives MSFNLQGILRRDLNEIIAYEAPRVGEGIVKLDANENPFEFPEDIIKETCERLKSFTRYPDPMSAELIAALSEYTGVPKEGIMAGNGSDELILNILLVFGNGGHVIIPTPTFSMYRIHSLIAGAKPVEVSRGSKFEVDVSAVAETCKSCQARAVIVCSPNNPTANATPVEDIQNLLEQSEALIVVDEAYIDFGGESCLKLLNSYPNLVILRTFSKAFGLAGLRVGYLLGNPEVVKEIHRVKQPFNLNIFSQLAARTVLSNNGDFKLMVNKIIETRDKLIEEMSVIKNVTVYPSEANFIFFRTQLRGKEVFDGLLKKGVLIRNVHAPGIEDCLRVTVGRENENKLFLDSLQAVLNGNGAPERTVTMTG, from the coding sequence ATGAGTTTTAATCTTCAAGGAATCTTACGCCGAGATTTAAATGAAATCATAGCCTACGAGGCTCCAAGGGTCGGCGAGGGGATCGTCAAACTTGATGCTAATGAGAACCCTTTTGAATTCCCGGAAGATATAATCAAAGAGACCTGTGAGCGTTTGAAATCGTTCACACGGTACCCGGACCCGATGTCTGCCGAGCTTATCGCGGCTTTGTCGGAATATACAGGCGTGCCAAAAGAAGGAATCATGGCCGGCAACGGGTCGGATGAGCTTATCTTGAATATTTTGCTTGTCTTTGGAAACGGGGGACATGTAATTATACCAACCCCGACGTTTTCGATGTACCGTATTCACAGCCTGATTGCCGGGGCTAAACCAGTCGAAGTATCCAGGGGGTCCAAATTCGAAGTGGATGTTTCTGCTGTCGCCGAAACTTGCAAAAGCTGTCAGGCGCGTGCGGTTATTGTCTGTTCACCGAATAATCCTACAGCAAATGCCACTCCGGTTGAGGATATTCAGAATCTTTTGGAACAAAGCGAAGCTCTTATTGTAGTTGATGAAGCCTATATAGATTTTGGCGGCGAAAGCTGCCTTAAGTTATTAAACAGTTATCCTAACCTTGTTATACTTCGTACGTTTTCCAAGGCCTTTGGCCTGGCGGGACTTAGAGTTGGCTACCTCCTGGGCAATCCTGAGGTTGTTAAAGAAATACACAGGGTAAAGCAGCCTTTTAATCTGAATATCTTCTCACAGCTGGCTGCCAGGACGGTTTTATCCAACAACGGCGATTTTAAATTAATGGTCAATAAAATTATAGAGACGCGGGACAAGCTTATTGAGGAAATGTCGGTGATTAAGAACGTAACCGTATACCCCAGCGAGGCTAATTTCATATTCTTCCGCACACAGCTAAGGGGCAAGGAAGTTTTTGATGGCCTTCTAAAAAAGGGTGTCCTGATTCGCAATGTCCATGCGCCGGGCATCGAAGACTGCCTTCGGGTTACTGTAGGACGGGAAAATGAGAATAAATTGTTTCTGGATAGTTTGCAGGCTGTTTTAAACGGGAACGGAGCACCTGAGCGAACCGTGACAATGACGGGCTGA
- the hisD gene encoding histidinol dehydrogenase, translating into MPIRIIHFQEFEKSRFFGRQFSSPAGAGDRVKDILTNVREQGDKALCAYTEAFDGVKLQPGQLKVTDSERKEAYRQADEGFLESLRFAMERIEDFHKKQLPNSWFDAGKQGIFLGQLVRPLARVGIYVPGGTAAYPSSVLMNAVPARVAGVKEIVMVTPPSADGGINKNTIIAAVEAGVTEIYKAGGAQAVAALAYGTESIKPVDKITGPGNIYVTLAKQQVYGRVDIDMLAGPSEVVIVADDSADPCYIAADLLAQAEHDPLSTALLFTPGEALANLVRDEIARQLPSLSRKNIASRSLEDQGAVVITDNLEKAMELANSFAPEHLELVAENPFHWLTYVRNAGAVFLGPYSPESIGDYLAGPNHILPTGGTARFFSPLSVDAFLKKSSVISFSREALAEAGEHVSRIARLEGLDAHAKTIEKRLGGS; encoded by the coding sequence ATGCCAATCAGGATTATTCATTTCCAGGAATTTGAGAAGTCCCGTTTTTTCGGCAGGCAATTTTCTTCTCCTGCTGGAGCCGGGGATCGGGTAAAAGACATTTTGACAAACGTCAGGGAACAGGGCGACAAGGCTTTATGCGCCTATACGGAGGCATTTGACGGAGTAAAATTACAGCCGGGACAATTAAAGGTGACAGACAGTGAACGCAAAGAAGCGTACAGGCAGGCCGATGAAGGCTTTTTGGAATCTCTGCGCTTTGCTATGGAACGGATAGAGGATTTTCATAAAAAGCAGCTGCCCAATTCCTGGTTTGACGCCGGCAAACAGGGGATTTTTCTCGGTCAGCTGGTAAGGCCTTTGGCCCGTGTCGGTATCTATGTTCCAGGGGGTACTGCGGCTTATCCGTCCTCCGTGTTGATGAACGCTGTCCCCGCCCGGGTGGCCGGCGTTAAGGAAATAGTCATGGTTACACCTCCTTCCGCAGACGGCGGGATCAATAAAAATACCATAATAGCGGCTGTCGAGGCGGGGGTAACGGAGATTTATAAAGCAGGGGGCGCGCAGGCTGTTGCGGCGCTGGCTTACGGAACGGAAAGCATCAAACCTGTGGACAAGATCACCGGTCCGGGCAACATCTATGTAACACTGGCCAAACAACAGGTCTACGGCAGGGTGGATATCGATATGCTGGCCGGACCAAGCGAAGTAGTCATCGTGGCTGACGATTCGGCTGATCCGTGTTATATTGCTGCTGATCTGCTTGCCCAGGCTGAACATGATCCTTTATCGACAGCTCTTTTGTTTACACCTGGCGAAGCGCTGGCCAATCTTGTCCGGGATGAGATTGCGCGTCAGCTTCCTTCTTTGTCCAGGAAAAATATTGCTTCACGTTCTCTTGAGGATCAAGGCGCCGTAGTAATCACGGACAATCTGGAGAAAGCGATGGAACTCGCCAACAGTTTTGCCCCGGAGCACCTTGAACTCGTTGCAGAAAATCCTTTCCATTGGTTAACTTACGTAAGAAACGCAGGAGCTGTTTTCCTTGGTCCCTATTCACCCGAGTCAATTGGTGATTACCTTGCCGGTCCCAATCATATATTGCCGACCGGAGGCACGGCGCGTTTTTTCTCTCCATTGAGCGTCGATGCATTTTTAAAAAAGTCAAGTGTAATTAGTTTTTCCAGAGAAGCCCTGGCAGAAGCCGGGGAGCATGTAAGCAGAATTGCCCGGTTGGAAGGACTTGACGCACATGCAAAGACAATCGAAAAAAGGCTTGGGGGTTCTTAA
- a CDS encoding phosphoribosylamine--glycine ligase — protein sequence MKVLVIGSGGREHALVWKIRQSPRVSQVFCAPGNAGIAGQAECVDISVDNIPRLLDFARREKIEMTLVGPEAPLTDGIVDSFKEAGLSVFGPSSRAAAIEGSKVWSKTLMDKYNIPTASFAVFSDPGLAADYIKKNGAPCVVKADGLAAGKGVIVCSTVEQALAAVEDIMVKSVFGSAGKRVVIEECLEGEEVSVMAFTDGETVIPMVSAQDHKQVYDADCGPNTGGMGAYAPAPVCTPEISQLALEGVLKPMVSALAREGCPYQGVLYAGLMITRQGIKTLEFNVRFGDPEAQPLLMLLETDLIDICESVVTGKLALQKVSWKKGSSICVVLASGGYPGHYSTGYPIEGLEGLPDDLQVFHAGTKNKGGHTVTSGGRVLGVTTFAPDIQEAITKAYDGVKRIKFKDMHYRKDIGYKALHR from the coding sequence GTGAAGGTTTTAGTTATCGGTTCCGGCGGGCGGGAACATGCGCTGGTCTGGAAAATACGGCAGAGTCCCCGGGTCAGCCAGGTCTTCTGCGCTCCTGGGAATGCCGGCATAGCCGGACAGGCTGAATGCGTTGATATCAGCGTTGATAATATACCCCGTCTTTTGGATTTTGCGCGCCGGGAAAAAATAGAGATGACCCTCGTGGGTCCGGAAGCTCCGTTGACTGACGGCATTGTAGATTCCTTTAAAGAGGCCGGTTTGAGTGTTTTCGGGCCGTCATCCCGGGCGGCTGCGATAGAAGGAAGCAAAGTATGGTCAAAAACTCTCATGGACAAATACAATATTCCTACGGCAAGCTTTGCTGTTTTCAGCGATCCCGGATTAGCCGCGGATTACATTAAAAAGAACGGCGCGCCCTGCGTCGTAAAGGCCGACGGTCTTGCTGCCGGCAAAGGTGTTATAGTATGCTCAACGGTTGAACAGGCACTGGCGGCAGTTGAAGACATAATGGTAAAAAGCGTTTTTGGCTCTGCGGGGAAAAGAGTAGTTATCGAAGAGTGTCTGGAAGGCGAGGAAGTAAGCGTAATGGCCTTCACGGACGGTGAAACTGTTATTCCTATGGTATCTGCCCAGGATCACAAGCAGGTTTATGACGCCGACTGCGGACCCAACACGGGGGGAATGGGCGCTTATGCTCCCGCGCCTGTTTGTACGCCCGAAATTTCGCAATTAGCCCTGGAAGGGGTTTTAAAACCTATGGTCAGCGCGCTTGCCCGGGAGGGCTGTCCCTATCAAGGCGTGCTTTATGCAGGCTTGATGATCACCCGTCAGGGGATTAAGACGCTGGAGTTCAATGTGCGTTTCGGCGACCCGGAAGCCCAGCCTTTATTGATGCTTCTGGAAACAGATTTGATCGATATTTGCGAATCTGTTGTGACGGGTAAACTTGCTTTGCAGAAAGTCAGCTGGAAGAAGGGTTCGTCCATATGCGTTGTTTTGGCTTCAGGGGGATATCCCGGTCATTATTCTACGGGGTATCCGATTGAGGGCCTTGAAGGGCTGCCGGATGATCTTCAGGTGTTCCATGCCGGTACGAAAAATAAAGGCGGCCACACGGTTACTTCCGGCGGCAGGGTTCTAGGAGTAACAACTTTTGCGCCTGATATTCAGGAAGCAATTACGAAAGCATACGACGGTGTAAAACGGATAAAATTTAAGGATATGCACTACCGGAAAGATATCGGGTATAAAGCTCTGCATAGATGA